AGTAAATTGAAGTGTGACAAGTAATGGCCATGCACCCAATAACATCAAAGGGGATCATGTTTAAAAACTAGAAAAATGAAAGCATAAAATGGAATGGTAAACGAAGAGGGATCCTTATTCAGGATACCAACGGAAAGTTGAGCCTTTAGCTCTTATGTATGTAGCCCAACCCCAAACCAATTTCTGGTGGACGCTTCCTTGACTGTTTCCCTGGTCATCCCAATGTTTACTCAGTAATGTTCGGTTTCGGGTCTCTTATGAGATTATGAGAGCTTCAGGACTTCTTACCACTAAGCCATTTTGCAGATGGTTCAGGGGgaatatttaatcattattgaTCTATAAGAGCCATTCACTTCTTGAATTAGCAATTTATTCCATGCTTCTTTATTTTGGAAATGAGATTGCCAGAAAGCCATCAACCAATCATCTGGAAAAAGGACATTAGTTTGAATGGCCAATTGGCTAAGATATCCACATCAAGGCTTATTCAGTTTATCTACAGAACAACAAAATCATTCCAAATTACGAATTTAAAAGTACAATCATTTAGCTGTTAGACAACTCAAGTGGAACCAAGTTCATGTTGATGTACTATCATATATGTACTTTTATAACTGATAAATTACAATGAAGATACCTTGCAATAAACAAACCCAAAATTGGAGTCATGATAACCTCGTGAGAAATAAAATAGGACTGAAAGCCAAAATTACCaaccaaatgaaaaaaaaaaggacaatcattttaaataacatatatcAGCTAATAGTCCAAATCAATGCTTATTCACTTCAACTAATAAACAAGAGGATATCTCCACATTGGGCAATTAACGTTACTATCAATTAGTTTTTGAGTGATCCATATGgtatcatttttaaatcttttaatgGGTTAAGGGTCCATGTTCATACTGATGTATGTACTgcagtctatatatatatatatatgacatatatgATTTATCAAatcatgataatatttttaaagaaatatttTATGGTTTCAAGTCATAATAGGAGGCTATATAACACCATAAGAggtattaattaacaaaatatgCATGATAAGACAAAGCATACACTATAAAATGCTACTATTCCTAAATTATTTACATTTTCTGTATGCACTACAAGACAAGTACTCCGAAGGGTAAATGTCCAGGAACCCCTTAGTCCCGTAGAGCAATTTTTCCTCTCAAGCTAGTGACCCTACAACGCTGTCTAACGGTGAAACCCCAGAAACCTTGGCTGGTTGAATATGATTTTGCAGGGATTCGAACCTAGGTGGTATTCCCACCAAGTCGCTTTTTAAGGGGGCAGGTGGCCACTGGGCTGTAACCTAGATGGTTAGTACtccattatatataatatcgcTAAAAGCCTCTCATATATGTTACATAAAGAAAAAAGCTAAAATATTGTGAAATAATGGGTTCCTTACCACAGCTCAGTCTTCCTGTTATTGACTTGTCTGTCAAAAATATAAAGTCCGCAAGTTCTTGGGTCACAACATGCGGTGAAGTGGTGCGTGCCCTTGAAGAATATGGGTGTTTCATAGCCATTTATGATGGAGTGTCTCAGGATCTCGATGAGGCAATTTTTCATGCATCACAAGAATTGTTTGATCTTCCCACTGAAGTGAAGATTTTAAACACACCAGATACACCAATGCATGGTTATGTTGGGCAATCACCCCTCGTTCCTCTTTATGAAAGCTTGGGCATTGAGAATGCAACCACAAAAGAAGGAGCAGAAAGATTCACAAAAACCATGTGGCCCGCCGGGAATGAAAGATTCTGGTATGGTTTTTTTATCTGTCAGACTGTCCTGTTTTATTACTTGCGCTCAACACATACTTATAATATTGTTTGAATTGCATGTTTCAGTGGAAGTGTGTTGATGTACTCAAAGGCTGTATCTGAATTAGACAAGGTAGTTATGAAAATGGTTGCTAAAAGTTATGGAATAGAGGAACACTATGAATCTTTGCTTGGGTCAACAACTTAtcttcttaaatttatgaaatacTCGAGTCCTAAAGAAGATAATACAAATGTAGGACTAATTCCACACACGGATAAATCTCTCATTTCCATTCTTCATCAACATGAAATAAAGGGTCTGGAGATCCAGACCAAGGGTGGGGAATGGATTGAAATTGATCCTTTACCTTCATCCTTCATTGTCATGGCAGGCGACGCTTGCATGGTAAGTTATGCTAACTAATCTCACCGTGATTGGATGTATGTACAAGAATTTGAAATGTCTGACATTTATGTTGGTATTTCTCCCTTTTCTTAGGCATGGACAAATGGAAGAATTGAACCATCATGTCACAGGGTAATGATGCAAGGGGACAAGGACAGATATTCCCTCGGGCTATTTACTTTTATCCGGGATCTCAAAATACAAACACCTCAAGAACTCATTGATGAAAATCATCCTCTACAGTATGATGCTTTTGATCACTACAAGTACCTTCATTACTATGCCTCTAGTGAAGGGTTGAGATCAAAGTTCCCCCTAAAATCCTACTGTGGACTTTAAGTTGAAGCAACCTATGAGCGAACGTCTATTGTATACATATGTTTGGTGTGTATTGTTACAGTGTTAAGTGCTACCACATCTTCAATTGCGTCTGTGTCGTTTGTTTCTCGATTTCCTAGCTAATGTTTAAAGCGTGAATTCTAAATAATTGCATAGATgttgtgtattttatttatgtgaGGACCATTGACATATGAACATATGTAATATtaagtataattatatacatatatatatatatatataaaccgtggATATATAATCATTAACGTAAAATAACGTGCACCAATCATCCTCTCTGGGTAACTTAAACAGGGAAAACCTCATCAATTTACCCATATCTTATTTCTGGATGATTAAGAGCTTATTAGAGTTCACATATATTTTACAggtatacatataatttcaatatTGTAGACAGATGATTAAGAACTTCATCTGCCTTGATCTGACTTACTTCAGATAGATAACCCACAATAATTCTTGAGGCCATAAGTATCTTTCTTAACACCAGACATACAGAAGTAGTCCATGAACTCTCCATAATCAAAAGGCTTGAATAGCAATGGATGGTCTTCATCCACCATCTCTTTTGGAGGTTTTACAATGCTTCCAACTTTCGGCATTGAAAACAAACCAACCGAAAGCCTGGTTCTGTTTGCATTCATTACCACCCTATGAAACGGTGCATGCAATCGCCCGTTAGACAAAACCTGCGCCATTCACAATATCATCACATGTAAATAATCATATTTGCATTCACAAAATCATCATATTCCAATGAATGCTTACATTGAAGCTTTCCCCAGCCATGACCACGAATGAATTCGGTGAAACATTTACAGTGACCCAATTCTCATCTTTGGTCCGAATCTCTAGCCCTTGGACACCATTTTGATGCAAAATGGTAAGTATACTTGTATCGGCATGAGAATCCAAACCCATAGTGTCTTCATTTGGATCTGCCACACGATATTTCATCACCTTCAGATGGTAACTCGTTGCTTCCAAATGTTCTTCCAAATACTTCCTCAAATTCAACCCCTCAAATACCAtctttttcaccatttcatccaatTCCCACAGCTTCTTTGAGTACGCCTGGATACTTTTCCTGCATTATTTTAAATCAGTACTTGTAATTAATCAAGTTGTAAAACGAAACTATCAATAATTATACAAAACTTGAATTTATGCACATACGAAAACTTGGGATTTCCTTCGGGCCACATAAGTTTGGCAAACGCGTCAACTGTTTCTTGGTTATAAGGTGTATCTATCCCCATGCTTTCATAGAGGGGCATGAATGGGATTTGACCAATATATCCATGAAACTCACGGTCGTTAGCGTTTCTTTGCTTGGTTTCAAGTGGGAGGTTAAAAAGGCATTCAAGCTCATCAAATACAGTTTTTTGAAGGTCCGTCGTGATAGGAGCAAAGGTTGCTTCAAAGCAGCCGTATTCTTGAAGGGCTTCGAGGGCTTT
The Erigeron canadensis isolate Cc75 chromosome 2, C_canadensis_v1, whole genome shotgun sequence DNA segment above includes these coding regions:
- the LOC122586570 gene encoding probable 2-oxoglutarate-dependent dioxygenase AOP1, yielding MGSEAPFQLPVVDFSDLNIKDPDMLIWESAKIKALEALQEYGCFEATFAPITTDLQKTVFDELECLFNLPLETKQRNANDREFHGYIGQIPFMPLYESMGIDTPYNQETVDAFAKLMWPEGNPKFSKSIQAYSKKLWELDEMVKKMVFEGLNLRKYLEEHLEATSYHLKVMKYRVADPNEDTMGLDSHADTSILTILHQNGVQGLEIRTKDENWVTVNVSPNSFVVMAGESFNVLSNGRLHAPFHRVVMNANRTRLSVGLFSMPKVGSIVKPPKEMVDEDHPLLFKPFDYGEFMDYFCMSGVKKDTYGLKNYCGLSI
- the LOC122590235 gene encoding deoxypodophyllotoxin synthase-like translates to MGSLPQLSLPVIDLSVKNIKSASSWVTTCGEVVRALEEYGCFIAIYDGVSQDLDEAIFHASQELFDLPTEVKILNTPDTPMHGYVGQSPLVPLYESLGIENATTKEGAERFTKTMWPAGNERFCGSVLMYSKAVSELDKVVMKMVAKSYGIEEHYESLLGSTTYLLKFMKYSSPKEDNTNVGLIPHTDKSLISILHQHEIKGLEIQTKGGEWIEIDPLPSSFIVMAGDACMAWTNGRIEPSCHRVMMQGDKDRYSLGLFTFIRDLKIQTPQELIDENHPLQYDAFDHYKYLHYYASSEGLRSKFPLKSYCGL